A portion of the Clostridiales bacterium genome contains these proteins:
- a CDS encoding sugar phosphate isomerase/epimerase family protein, whose translation MVKYGCCLSLYSFGPRPSGGSADIKQAAMCFKDGVLKLLGNGFDYIELNTGSIVNISEDDYAIVSEAIRACGIKVPTFNCFIPSTLKLVGDNVDYGEIEKYIEKAMERIKGVGGKCIVFGSGASRKVPDNFSMEKAEEQIIVFLNICEKYGSYNGLTVAIEPLNRMETNMINTVSEAFRISEKVDLPHVGVLADSYHMYMENENTEILKKVKEKIFHIHISDKNRSYPGKISDGMDFKKLFGILKEINYDKTISLECGFDDIEKESLLSIKYIKNLWKIA comes from the coding sequence ATGGTAAAGTACGGATGCTGCTTATCCTTGTATTCCTTTGGACCGCGGCCTTCGGGCGGAAGCGCTGATATAAAACAAGCAGCCATGTGTTTTAAAGACGGGGTCTTGAAACTTTTAGGAAATGGTTTTGATTATATCGAACTTAATACAGGTTCCATCGTAAATATCAGTGAAGATGATTATGCCATTGTCTCTGAAGCCATAAGAGCATGCGGTATAAAAGTTCCGACTTTTAATTGCTTTATACCGTCCACATTAAAACTGGTGGGGGATAATGTGGATTATGGAGAAATTGAAAAATACATAGAGAAAGCTATGGAGCGGATTAAAGGCGTCGGAGGGAAGTGCATTGTTTTCGGGAGCGGAGCTTCCAGGAAAGTGCCGGATAATTTTTCTATGGAAAAAGCAGAAGAGCAAATTATTGTATTTTTGAACATTTGTGAAAAATATGGATCCTATAATGGGCTTACTGTAGCAATAGAACCCCTAAACCGAATGGAAACAAACATGATAAATACGGTGAGTGAGGCTTTCAGGATATCTGAAAAGGTTGATTTGCCGCATGTCGGCGTGCTTGCCGATTCATACCATATGTATATGGAAAATGAAAATACGGAAATACTTAAAAAAGTTAAAGAAAAAATATTTCATATCCATATATCCGATAAAAACAGATCATATCCGGGAAAAATTTCAGATGGAATGGATTTTAAAAAACTTTTCGGCATTTTGAAAGAAATAAATTATGACAAAACAATATCCCTTGAATGCGGT